Proteins from a genomic interval of Erwinia sp. SLM-02:
- a CDS encoding YmiA family putative membrane protein, with the protein MATRLSVQSNFGHESQDAEHSGSDNLKRNAWLALFAGSFLFWVLVVTMVWNLWN; encoded by the coding sequence ATGGCTACTAGATTATCTGTACAGTCCAACTTCGGTCACGAGTCACAGGATGCTGAGCATAGCGGCAGCGATAACCTGAAGCGCAACGCCTGGCTGGCGCTTTTCGCGGGCTCCTTCCTGTTTTGGGTACTGGTCGTTACAATGGTCTGGAACCTGTGGAACTAA